Proteins encoded within one genomic window of Actinoplanes octamycinicus:
- a CDS encoding FAD-dependent oxidoreductase encodes MTNTAAVIGGGIAGTAAAIALRHAGFDPVIHERHERSVADERGAFLTVAVNGLAALRSLGLSPEKVLAKGFPTPAMALRGASGRVLAEMSLGREASGPGTLTIRRSDLYAAMRDEAEARGIPVVYGAALTRAVSGPDGAGAEFADGRRVRADLLVGADGLRSRTRRSLDPGAPAPHYLGLLNAGGFTAGPVEPRLAPPPGVMQMAFGRRAFFGWATAPDGSVWWFANPPSKRPVEPGAFTAETWKAHLIELFEGDPSSPAAELIRLSDEVVGPWNTEDMGPVRVWHDDRIVLVGDAAHAMAPTSGQGASQALEDAVVLGHSLRGRVPIGAGLTAYEKARRPRVEKVAAHGRRGNSSKVQGPVGAAIRDAMMPLVFRLLQRKGDPQAWIFEHRLPPLPAGT; translated from the coding sequence ATGACTAACACAGCTGCCGTGATCGGGGGTGGCATCGCCGGCACCGCGGCGGCCATCGCCCTGCGTCACGCCGGGTTCGACCCGGTGATCCACGAGCGTCACGAGCGCAGCGTCGCCGACGAGCGCGGCGCGTTCCTCACCGTCGCGGTGAACGGGCTGGCCGCGCTCCGTTCGCTCGGCTTGTCCCCGGAGAAGGTGCTGGCCAAGGGCTTTCCGACGCCGGCCATGGCGCTGCGCGGCGCGTCCGGGCGGGTGCTCGCCGAGATGTCGCTGGGCCGGGAGGCGTCCGGCCCGGGGACGCTGACCATCCGGCGCTCCGACCTCTACGCCGCGATGCGTGACGAGGCCGAGGCACGCGGCATCCCGGTGGTCTACGGCGCCGCGCTGACCCGGGCGGTGTCCGGGCCGGACGGGGCCGGCGCGGAGTTCGCCGACGGCCGTCGGGTGCGTGCCGACCTGCTCGTCGGCGCCGACGGGCTGCGGTCGCGCACCCGGCGGTCCCTGGATCCGGGCGCGCCCGCGCCGCACTACCTCGGGCTGCTCAACGCCGGCGGGTTCACCGCCGGGCCGGTCGAGCCGCGGCTGGCGCCGCCGCCCGGCGTGATGCAGATGGCCTTCGGCCGGCGGGCGTTCTTCGGCTGGGCGACCGCGCCGGACGGGTCGGTCTGGTGGTTCGCCAACCCGCCGAGCAAGCGGCCGGTCGAGCCCGGCGCGTTCACCGCCGAGACCTGGAAGGCGCACCTGATCGAGCTGTTCGAGGGCGATCCGTCGTCGCCGGCCGCCGAGTTGATCCGGCTCAGCGACGAGGTGGTCGGGCCGTGGAACACCGAGGACATGGGCCCGGTACGGGTCTGGCACGACGACCGGATCGTGCTGGTCGGGGATGCCGCGCACGCGATGGCGCCGACCTCCGGGCAGGGTGCCTCGCAGGCACTGGAGGACGCCGTGGTGCTCGGTCACAGCCTGCGGGGCCGGGTGCCGATCGGGGCGGGGCTGACGGCGTACGAGAAAGCTCGTCGTCCCCGGGTGGAGAAGGTGGCGGCGCACGGGCGGCGGGGCAACAGCAGCAAGGTGCAGGGTCCGGTCGGGGCGGCGATCCGGGACGCGATGATGCCGCTGGTCTTCCGGCTGCTGCAGCGCAAGGGCGATCCGCAGGCCTGGATCTTCGAG
- a CDS encoding PadR family transcriptional regulator: MKRSPLAMLLLALLVEAPMHPYRMQQVIKERGQDQLVNVAQRNSVYQALDRLVREGLARAGETTREAGRPERTVYEITEEGSATLRRWLLEMLPAPAREFPEFPVALAFLAMLTPPETRHLLDRRIDAVTERLAAIEAQAPPGLPRLFLLEDEYRAALLRAELDWLRGVVRDLDDGTLTWDLTLIQETLARFP, from the coding sequence ATGAAGCGCTCCCCACTTGCGATGCTGCTGCTGGCGCTGCTGGTGGAAGCGCCGATGCACCCGTACCGGATGCAGCAGGTGATCAAGGAGCGCGGTCAGGACCAACTGGTCAACGTGGCCCAGCGCAACAGCGTCTACCAGGCCCTCGACCGGCTGGTCCGGGAGGGACTGGCGCGCGCCGGTGAGACCACCCGGGAAGCCGGGCGGCCGGAGCGGACCGTCTACGAGATCACCGAGGAGGGCAGCGCGACCCTCCGCCGCTGGCTGCTGGAGATGCTGCCGGCGCCGGCCCGGGAGTTCCCCGAGTTCCCGGTGGCGCTCGCCTTCCTGGCCATGCTCACCCCACCGGAGACCCGGCACCTGCTGGACCGCCGGATCGACGCGGTCACCGAACGACTCGCGGCGATCGAGGCGCAGGCCCCGCCTGGCCTGCCCCGGCTGTTCCTGCTCGAGGACGAATACCGGGCCGCCCTGCTCCGCGCCGAGCTGGACTGGTTGCGCGGGGTCGTCCGCGATCTGGACGACGGCACGCTGACCTGGGACCTGACCCTGATCCAGGAGACCCTCGCCCGGTTCCCCTGA
- the meaB gene encoding methylmalonyl Co-A mutase-associated GTPase MeaB, with the protein MSRPRDVPSLVSKAREGDPRSVARLISLVENGDPALPEVAAAMAPYAGRAQVVGLTGAPGVGKSTTTNELVRALRQAGHRVGVLAVDPSSPFTGGAILGDRVRMQEHTADPGVYIRSMSSRGQLGGLSAATPQAVRVLEGAGCDVVLVETVGVGQAEVEIASLADTTLVLLAPGMGDAIQAVKAGVLEIADVFVINKADRPGADNTYRDIQGMLALGERGAGEWRPQVVRAVAVKGEGVDEVVAAIEKHRHWMEANGELRSRRERRAEAEISALALGTLRARMGDLRGGTALADLAARVADGALDPYAAADELLAGLDAGAAR; encoded by the coding sequence ATGAGCCGACCCCGCGATGTGCCCTCCCTGGTCAGCAAGGCCCGGGAGGGCGACCCGCGGTCGGTGGCCCGGCTGATCAGCCTGGTGGAGAACGGCGACCCGGCGCTGCCCGAGGTCGCCGCCGCGATGGCGCCCTACGCCGGCCGGGCCCAGGTGGTCGGGCTGACCGGCGCCCCCGGCGTGGGCAAATCGACCACCACGAACGAGCTGGTCCGGGCGCTGCGCCAGGCCGGCCACCGGGTCGGAGTGCTGGCCGTCGACCCGTCCAGCCCGTTCACCGGCGGCGCCATCCTGGGCGACCGGGTGCGCATGCAGGAGCACACCGCCGACCCGGGCGTGTACATCCGCTCGATGTCCAGTCGCGGACAGCTCGGCGGTCTCTCCGCGGCCACCCCGCAGGCCGTCCGGGTCCTCGAGGGCGCCGGCTGCGACGTGGTGCTGGTCGAGACGGTCGGCGTCGGGCAGGCCGAGGTGGAGATCGCCTCGCTCGCCGACACCACGCTGGTGCTGCTCGCCCCGGGCATGGGCGACGCGATCCAGGCGGTCAAGGCCGGCGTGCTGGAGATTGCCGACGTCTTCGTGATCAACAAGGCGGACCGCCCGGGCGCGGACAACACCTACCGCGACATCCAGGGCATGCTGGCGCTCGGCGAGCGCGGCGCCGGCGAGTGGCGGCCGCAGGTGGTCCGCGCGGTCGCGGTCAAGGGCGAGGGCGTCGACGAGGTGGTCGCCGCGATCGAGAAGCACCGCCACTGGATGGAGGCGAACGGCGAGCTGCGGTCCCGCCGCGAACGCCGCGCCGAGGCGGAGATCTCCGCGCTGGCCCTGGGCACGCTGCGGGCCCGGATGGGCGACCTGCGCGGGGGGACGGCGCTGGCCGACCTGGCCGCCCGGGTGGCGGACGGGGCGCTCGACCCCTATGCCGCGGCGGATGAGCTGCTCGCCGGGTTGGACGCGGGCGCCGCCCGCTGA
- a CDS encoding acetyl-CoA C-acetyltransferase — MTSSVIVSGARTPMGRLLGNLRHLPATALGGHAIAAALARGGVSPDQVQYVIMGQVLQAGCGQIPARQAAVAAGIPMTTPALTINKVCLSGLDAIALADQLIRAGECEIVVAGGMESMTNAPHLINQRQGTKFGDVTVRDHMALDGLTDPWAGVSMGESTELSGAGLNITRAEQDEWGALSHRRAAAAQAEGRFAEEIAPLPSGDKKAETLIDTDEGVRPGTTGESLAKLRPAFTADGTITAATASPISDGAAAVVVMSRAKAEELGLTWLAEITAHGNVAGPDSSLQSQPANAIKHALEKARLIVEDLDLVEINEAFAQVVIQSMRELKVDQDKVNVNGGAIALGHPIGMSGARLVLTLALELKRRGGGTGAAGLCGGGGQGDALIIKVSS, encoded by the coding sequence GTGACCAGCTCCGTGATCGTCAGTGGCGCCCGTACCCCGATGGGGCGCCTGCTGGGCAACCTCCGGCACCTGCCCGCCACCGCCCTCGGCGGGCACGCCATCGCCGCCGCCCTGGCCCGCGGCGGTGTCTCCCCCGACCAGGTGCAGTACGTCATCATGGGCCAGGTGCTGCAGGCCGGCTGCGGGCAGATCCCGGCCCGCCAGGCGGCCGTCGCGGCCGGCATCCCGATGACCACCCCGGCGCTCACCATCAACAAGGTGTGTCTCTCCGGGCTGGACGCGATCGCGCTGGCCGACCAGCTGATCCGGGCCGGCGAGTGCGAGATCGTGGTGGCCGGCGGCATGGAGTCGATGACCAACGCCCCGCACCTGATCAACCAGCGGCAGGGCACCAAGTTCGGCGACGTCACGGTCCGCGACCACATGGCGCTGGACGGGCTCACCGACCCGTGGGCCGGCGTCTCGATGGGCGAGTCCACCGAGCTCAGCGGCGCCGGGCTGAACATCACCCGGGCCGAGCAGGACGAGTGGGGCGCGCTCAGCCACCGGCGGGCGGCCGCCGCGCAGGCCGAGGGCCGGTTCGCCGAGGAGATCGCGCCGCTGCCGTCCGGGGACAAGAAAGCCGAGACGCTGATCGACACCGACGAGGGCGTCCGGCCCGGCACCACCGGCGAGTCGCTGGCCAAGCTGCGCCCGGCGTTCACCGCGGACGGCACGATCACCGCGGCCACCGCCTCGCCGATCTCCGACGGCGCCGCCGCGGTCGTGGTGATGAGCCGGGCCAAGGCTGAGGAGCTGGGTCTGACCTGGCTCGCCGAGATCACCGCGCACGGCAACGTGGCCGGCCCGGACAGCTCGCTGCAGTCCCAGCCGGCGAACGCGATCAAGCACGCGCTGGAGAAGGCCCGGCTGATCGTCGAGGACCTCGACCTGGTCGAGATCAACGAGGCGTTCGCCCAGGTGGTCATCCAGTCGATGCGCGAGCTCAAGGTCGACCAGGACAAGGTGAACGTCAACGGTGGCGCGATCGCCCTCGGCCACCCGATCGGGATGTCCGGCGCCCGGCTGGTGCTCACCCTGGCCCTGGAGCTGAAGCGCCGCGGCGGCGGGACCGGTGCGGCGGGTCTCTGCGGCGGTGGCGGTCAGGGCGACGCTCTGATCATTAAAGTGTCGTCGTGA
- the mce gene encoding methylmalonyl-CoA epimerase — MTDHTSSATHPENVTFSGVRLLRIDHVGIAVPDLDEAIRFYQENLGLRCVHQETNDEQGVREAMLGVGDDTGPRIQLLAPARPDSAIAKFLDRSGPGLQQLAYTVADVEAAADALRACGMRLLYDSPKRGTAGSRINFVHPKDAGGVLVELVEPAEPVHRSGESA; from the coding sequence ATGACAGACCACACATCGAGTGCCACCCATCCGGAAAATGTCACATTCTCCGGCGTCCGATTGCTCCGGATCGACCATGTCGGCATCGCCGTGCCGGACTTGGACGAGGCGATCCGGTTCTACCAGGAAAACCTCGGTTTACGGTGTGTGCACCAAGAGACCAATGACGAACAGGGTGTCCGGGAGGCGATGCTCGGGGTCGGCGACGACACCGGCCCCCGGATCCAGTTGCTCGCCCCGGCCCGGCCGGACTCGGCGATCGCCAAGTTCCTCGACCGCAGCGGACCCGGGCTGCAGCAACTGGCTTATACGGTGGCCGACGTGGAGGCCGCCGCGGACGCGCTGCGGGCCTGCGGCATGCGGCTGCTCTACGACAGCCCGAAACGGGGCACCGCCGGGTCACGGATCAACTTCGTCCACCCGAAGGACGCGGGCGGGGTGCTCGTCGAGTTGGTGGAGCCGGCCGAACCGGTACACCGGTCGGGTGAATCAGCCTGA
- a CDS encoding cell division protein DivIVA — translation MPQQQDQSMDFFDTANSQHDFTVVLRGYDRQQVDGHIGRLLAALNQAVQARGEAEQRMNDAQRRLRQSEQRLNVLEQKLADSNKLLEENNRPTLSGLGTRVEQILRLAEEQANDHRSEAKRESEGILSAARLEAREITDKARAEAAAMKATAEREAGQVRTHAEREAAETRVQARREADTLRSDADRETKQLRTVTAHEVAELKSTVEREVSSLRATAEREITQARAKAGREAEEKRAEATKMLSDARDKRDKDLQALALEIAERREKAEAEESQRHAAQVAATQKMVAEAEERARAAEDRAKEIEQRAESRRVESERTSAETVEKARALAEKTVSEARAESNRLLSEARTEAELTTQAARREVEDLTRQKDAVTNQLGQMLSGLSGLVPGVGAAAPAAVAQAAQAAPAAEKQAEKPAGEPAAQEDAEAGEEPVAAKTNS, via the coding sequence ATGCCCCAGCAGCAGGATCAGTCCATGGACTTCTTCGACACCGCGAATTCCCAGCACGACTTCACCGTCGTTCTTCGTGGTTACGATCGTCAGCAGGTCGACGGACACATCGGCCGCCTGCTCGCCGCCCTCAACCAGGCCGTCCAGGCCCGTGGTGAGGCCGAACAGCGGATGAACGACGCCCAGCGCCGGCTCCGCCAGTCGGAGCAGCGGCTGAACGTGCTGGAGCAGAAACTCGCCGACAGCAACAAGCTGCTGGAGGAGAACAATCGGCCGACGCTCTCCGGGCTGGGCACCCGGGTCGAGCAGATCCTGCGGCTCGCCGAGGAACAGGCGAACGATCACCGGAGCGAGGCCAAGCGGGAGAGTGAGGGCATCCTCTCCGCGGCTCGGCTGGAGGCCCGGGAGATCACCGACAAGGCGCGGGCCGAGGCCGCCGCGATGAAGGCGACCGCCGAGCGCGAGGCCGGTCAGGTGCGCACGCACGCCGAGCGGGAGGCGGCCGAGACCCGGGTGCAGGCCCGGCGCGAGGCCGACACGCTGCGCTCGGACGCCGACCGGGAGACCAAGCAGTTGCGGACGGTCACCGCGCACGAGGTGGCCGAGCTCAAGTCGACCGTGGAGCGCGAGGTCTCCTCGCTGCGCGCCACCGCCGAGCGGGAGATCACCCAGGCCCGGGCGAAAGCCGGCCGGGAGGCCGAGGAGAAGCGCGCCGAGGCCACCAAGATGCTCAGCGACGCCCGGGACAAGCGGGACAAGGACCTCCAGGCGCTGGCCCTGGAGATCGCCGAGCGCCGGGAGAAGGCCGAGGCCGAGGAGTCGCAGCGGCACGCCGCCCAGGTCGCCGCCACCCAGAAGATGGTGGCCGAGGCCGAGGAGCGGGCCCGCGCCGCGGAGGACCGGGCCAAGGAGATCGAGCAGCGCGCCGAGAGCCGCCGGGTCGAGTCGGAGCGCACCTCCGCGGAGACCGTGGAGAAAGCTCGGGCGCTCGCCGAGAAGACCGTCTCGGAGGCCCGCGCCGAGTCCAACCGGCTGCTCAGCGAGGCGCGCACCGAGGCCGAGCTGACCACCCAGGCGGCCCGCCGCGAGGTCGAGGACCTCACCCGGCAGAAGGACGCGGTCACCAACCAGCTCGGGCAGATGCTGTCCGGCCTGTCCGGCCTGGTGCCGGGCGTCGGCGCGGCCGCTCCGGCAGCCGTGGCCCAGGCCGCCCAGGCCGCCCCGGCGGCGGAGAAGCAGGCGGAGAAGCCGGCCGGCGAGCCGGCCGCGCAGGAGGACGCCGAGGCCGGCGAGGAGCCGGTCGCCGCCAAGACCAACTCGTAA
- a CDS encoding Laminin subunit beta-1, with amino-acid sequence MSHGGEIFGLGGDSATEPSFETALRGYERKQVERYVARAENEIAALAAEREQAYSQIQAMAAQIERLQQEITQTRRNSGVVGEVSFRHLGPRVEQILALAEEQAEAIKASATDDIAGRLAEAERIRAEAEAHAHDAVRDFEVALAARRAEEEKADAAKRAAGEKAVAAARQAAEQIRSESEALLARARAEAQHLADTAAQDSQRARAEVDGYVQSTRVQAEQELKALREKTNQEITTRRAEADREHADLKAAVEHELALRRHAVIEELGQMRAGVEKQCADLRSEADKYAEEVLRRSDEQATATRKEMAAQQEKIAQAGRQLEAAQDKVAEAERRLAAAQEQALAGERETERVEQRLAEATKQLEAELQRVAEAKRAGEAAERHAADVRRQVQQEAKRVAELAAAAVLAAAASPDEPEQDGKAEPPVRVTATAEAPVKAEPPVKADPPVKAEPPAKVTASAKVTVPQASRVPADAE; translated from the coding sequence ATGTCGCACGGCGGTGAAATCTTCGGCCTTGGCGGAGACTCGGCCACCGAGCCCAGCTTCGAGACCGCCCTCCGGGGGTATGAGCGCAAGCAGGTCGAGCGGTATGTCGCCCGCGCGGAGAACGAGATCGCCGCGCTGGCCGCCGAGCGGGAGCAGGCGTATTCGCAGATCCAGGCGATGGCCGCGCAGATCGAGCGGCTGCAGCAGGAGATCACCCAGACCCGGCGCAACTCCGGAGTGGTCGGCGAGGTCTCGTTCCGGCACCTGGGCCCGCGGGTCGAGCAGATCCTGGCGCTCGCCGAGGAGCAGGCCGAGGCGATCAAGGCGTCGGCCACCGACGACATCGCCGGCCGGCTCGCCGAGGCGGAGCGGATCCGGGCCGAGGCCGAGGCGCACGCGCACGACGCGGTCCGGGACTTCGAGGTGGCTCTGGCCGCCCGCCGCGCCGAGGAGGAGAAGGCGGACGCCGCCAAGCGGGCCGCCGGGGAGAAGGCCGTCGCCGCCGCCCGGCAGGCCGCCGAGCAGATCCGCAGCGAGAGCGAGGCCCTGCTGGCCCGGGCCCGGGCCGAGGCGCAGCACCTGGCCGACACCGCCGCCCAGGACAGCCAGCGGGCCCGCGCCGAGGTGGACGGCTACGTGCAGTCCACCCGGGTGCAGGCCGAGCAGGAGCTGAAAGCGCTGCGGGAGAAGACCAACCAGGAGATCACCACCCGGCGCGCCGAGGCCGACCGGGAGCACGCCGACCTCAAGGCCGCCGTCGAGCACGAGCTGGCGCTGCGCCGGCACGCGGTGATCGAGGAGCTCGGCCAGATGCGGGCCGGTGTCGAGAAACAGTGCGCCGACCTGCGCAGCGAGGCCGACAAGTACGCGGAGGAGGTGCTCCGCCGCTCGGACGAGCAGGCCACCGCCACCCGCAAGGAGATGGCCGCCCAGCAGGAGAAGATCGCGCAGGCCGGCCGGCAGCTGGAGGCCGCCCAGGACAAGGTGGCCGAGGCCGAGCGGCGGCTGGCCGCCGCGCAGGAGCAGGCGCTGGCCGGCGAGCGGGAGACCGAGCGGGTCGAGCAGCGGCTGGCCGAGGCCACCAAGCAGCTCGAGGCCGAGCTGCAGCGGGTCGCCGAGGCGAAACGGGCCGGGGAGGCCGCCGAGCGGCACGCCGCCGACGTCCGCCGCCAGGTGCAGCAGGAGGCGAAACGGGTGGCCGAGCTGGCCGCCGCCGCGGTGCTGGCCGCCGCCGCCTCCCCCGACGAGCCGGAGCAGGACGGCAAGGCGGAGCCGCCGGTCAGGGTCACCGCGACCGCGGAAGCTCCGGTGAAGGCCGAGCCACCGGTCAAGGCCGACCCGCCGGTGAAAGCCGAGCCGCCCGCCAAGGTGACCGCCTCGGCCAAGGTGACGGTCCCACAGGCGAGCCGGGTGCCGGCCGACGCGGAGTAG
- a CDS encoding AI-2E family transporter: MSSEPVEEPVDAPAPEDDSLDEARRFGAPGRPLNRRSPFLFGFLFGLGVIVAYALFLGVRNAASILVLIFIALFLAIGLNPAVVRLRGWGVPRGLAVTIVSLTVVGLLAGGIIALIPPLVTQTTELINNAPDTIENLRRSETVNDLVQRYDIVNKVQSAVNAGTIGGAVGGVVGGAKLIFGTIFNVLTVLVLTIYFMASFDKLKEAGYSLVPSSRRDRVRLLTDEILTKVGAYMVGAISIAILAGLSTFVLAMLLDLPYPFALAVVVAVCDLIPQIGATIGAVIVSLVGLASSVPDGIVCIVFFIIYQQIENYLIYPNVMRRSVKVSDVAAVVAALLGVALFGVVGALVAIPMVAAVQLIMREVLVPSMDQR; the protein is encoded by the coding sequence ATGTCATCGGAACCCGTCGAGGAGCCGGTGGACGCACCCGCTCCCGAGGACGACAGTCTCGACGAGGCCCGCCGCTTCGGCGCACCCGGCCGCCCGCTGAACCGGCGCAGTCCGTTCCTGTTCGGCTTTCTCTTCGGGCTGGGCGTGATCGTGGCGTACGCGCTGTTCCTCGGCGTCCGTAACGCCGCCTCGATCCTCGTCCTGATCTTCATCGCGCTGTTCCTGGCGATCGGGCTGAACCCGGCGGTGGTCCGGCTGCGCGGCTGGGGTGTCCCCCGCGGCCTGGCCGTGACCATCGTCTCGCTGACCGTGGTGGGTCTGCTGGCCGGCGGGATCATCGCACTGATCCCGCCGCTGGTCACGCAGACCACCGAGCTGATCAACAACGCGCCCGACACGATCGAGAACCTGCGCCGCAGCGAGACGGTCAACGACCTGGTGCAGCGCTACGACATCGTGAACAAGGTGCAGAGCGCGGTGAACGCGGGCACCATCGGCGGCGCGGTGGGCGGGGTGGTCGGCGGCGCCAAGCTGATCTTCGGGACGATCTTCAACGTCCTCACCGTGCTGGTGCTGACGATCTACTTCATGGCCTCCTTCGACAAGCTCAAGGAGGCCGGTTACTCGCTGGTCCCGTCGTCCCGGCGGGACCGGGTGCGGCTGCTCACCGACGAGATCCTGACCAAGGTCGGCGCCTACATGGTGGGCGCCATCTCGATCGCCATCCTGGCCGGGCTGAGCACCTTCGTGCTGGCCATGCTGCTCGACCTGCCCTACCCGTTCGCCCTGGCCGTGGTGGTCGCGGTCTGCGACCTGATCCCGCAGATCGGCGCCACCATCGGCGCGGTGATCGTCAGCCTGGTCGGGCTGGCCTCCTCGGTCCCGGACGGCATCGTCTGCATCGTCTTCTTCATCATCTACCAGCAGATCGAGAACTACCTGATCTATCCGAACGTGATGCGCCGCTCGGTCAAGGTCAGCGACGTGGCCGCGGTGGTCGCCGCGCTGCTCGGCGTGGCCCTCTTCGGCGTGGTCGGCGCGCTGGTGGCGATCCCGATGGTCGCCGCCGTCCAGCTGATCATGCGCGAGGTCCTGGTCCCCAGCATGGACCAGCGTTAG
- a CDS encoding alpha/beta hydrolase — translation MTNQIRANSILPAKREDIELHTADGVTLVGELAVPLDRPPVATLVCLHPLPTHGGMMDSHVYRKAAWRLPALAGLAVLRFNTRGTSSVRGTSGGAFAAGVDERYDVAAAIEYAEFADLPDIWLLGWSFGTDLTLMYGLDPAVTGAVLLSPPLRFSRPEHLAAWAADGKPVTALIPEFDDYLRPAEAAERFAAIPQAEVVPMPGAKHLWVGDAEKVLDEVVRRVAPGVPTPLPRTWDGPMETGDMNAYADRTVAAFADVDVPKPLRD, via the coding sequence ATGACGAACCAGATCCGTGCCAACTCGATCCTCCCCGCGAAGAGGGAGGACATCGAGCTGCACACCGCCGACGGCGTCACCCTGGTCGGTGAGCTGGCCGTGCCGCTGGACCGCCCGCCGGTGGCCACCCTCGTCTGCCTGCACCCGCTGCCCACCCACGGCGGGATGATGGACAGCCACGTCTACCGCAAGGCGGCCTGGCGGCTGCCCGCGCTGGCCGGCCTGGCCGTGCTGCGGTTCAACACCCGGGGCACCAGCAGCGTCCGGGGCACCAGCGGCGGCGCCTTCGCGGCCGGCGTCGACGAGCGCTACGACGTGGCCGCCGCCATCGAGTACGCGGAGTTCGCCGACCTGCCGGACATCTGGCTGCTCGGCTGGTCCTTCGGCACCGACCTCACCCTGATGTACGGCCTCGACCCGGCGGTGACCGGCGCCGTCCTGCTCTCCCCGCCGCTGCGCTTCTCCCGCCCGGAACACCTGGCCGCCTGGGCCGCCGACGGCAAGCCGGTGACCGCCCTGATCCCGGAGTTCGACGACTACCTGCGCCCGGCCGAGGCGGCCGAGCGGTTCGCCGCGATCCCGCAGGCCGAGGTGGTCCCGATGCCGGGCGCCAAGCACCTCTGGGTCGGCGACGCGGAGAAGGTGCTGGACGAGGTGGTCCGCCGGGTCGCCCCGGGCGTGCCGACCCCGTTGCCGCGTACCTGGGACGGTCCGATGGAGACCGGCGACATGAACGCCTACGCCGACCGCACGGTGGCCGCCTTCGCCGACGTCGACGTCCCGAAACCCCTCCGGGACTGA
- a CDS encoding aldehyde dehydrogenase family protein, with protein sequence MTATHVPGLPVIEDGQLISTNPATGAEAGRVPAADEKAVVAAVERAQAAAAWWQSLGWEGRKVRLLRWRTLLVERIQELAELTQRESGKPINDGIIEVTAAVEHLDWAAKHAKRVLGPRRMRTRMLLAEHVGHLEYQPYGVVGVIGPWNYPIVTPIGPISGALAAGNAVVFKPSEYTPVVGQWLVDSFAEVVPEHPVLQAVHGLGDVGGALCRAGVGKVSFTGSTATGKKVMAACAENLVPVVIEAGGKDALIVDADADVKAAAEAAVWGAMTNAGQTCIGIERVYAVAPVYDRFVEAVVEKAGKLRTGEEIGPITMPKQLDIIRDHIEDALAKGGRAVLGGAEAVQAPYVAPTVLVDVPADSSEIREETFGPTLTITKVRDADEAVQKANDTPYGLGGSVFGKKNAVRIARRLRSGMVAVNGTLTFVGMGNLPFGGVGESGFGRIHGEDGLREFARAKAITVRRAKSLLPAMTFERTPAQVQQIVKALRLLYGRKP encoded by the coding sequence ATGACGGCGACTCACGTTCCCGGCCTGCCCGTGATCGAGGACGGCCAGCTGATCTCGACGAACCCGGCCACCGGCGCGGAAGCGGGCCGGGTGCCCGCCGCCGACGAGAAAGCGGTGGTCGCCGCGGTCGAGCGGGCCCAGGCGGCTGCCGCCTGGTGGCAGAGCCTCGGCTGGGAGGGCCGCAAGGTCCGGCTGCTGCGCTGGCGCACCCTGCTCGTCGAGCGGATCCAGGAGCTGGCCGAGCTCACCCAGCGGGAGAGCGGCAAACCGATCAACGACGGCATCATCGAGGTGACCGCGGCCGTCGAGCACCTGGACTGGGCCGCCAAGCACGCCAAGCGGGTGCTCGGCCCGCGCCGGATGCGCACCCGCATGCTGCTCGCCGAGCACGTCGGCCACCTGGAGTACCAGCCGTACGGCGTGGTCGGCGTGATCGGCCCGTGGAACTACCCGATCGTCACCCCGATCGGCCCGATCTCCGGCGCCCTGGCGGCCGGCAACGCGGTCGTCTTCAAGCCGAGTGAGTACACCCCGGTGGTCGGCCAGTGGCTGGTCGACTCGTTCGCCGAGGTCGTCCCGGAGCACCCGGTGCTGCAGGCGGTGCACGGGCTGGGCGACGTCGGCGGCGCGCTGTGCCGCGCCGGGGTCGGCAAGGTCAGCTTCACCGGCTCCACCGCCACCGGCAAGAAGGTGATGGCCGCCTGCGCGGAGAACCTGGTGCCGGTGGTGATCGAGGCGGGCGGCAAGGACGCGCTGATCGTGGACGCCGACGCGGACGTCAAGGCGGCCGCCGAGGCGGCGGTCTGGGGCGCGATGACCAACGCCGGGCAGACCTGCATCGGCATCGAGCGGGTCTACGCGGTCGCCCCGGTCTACGACCGGTTCGTCGAGGCGGTGGTGGAGAAGGCCGGGAAGCTGCGCACCGGCGAGGAGATCGGCCCGATCACCATGCCGAAACAGCTGGACATCATCCGCGACCACATCGAGGACGCGCTGGCCAAGGGCGGCCGGGCGGTGCTCGGCGGCGCCGAGGCGGTGCAGGCGCCCTACGTGGCGCCGACCGTGCTGGTCGACGTGCCGGCGGACTCCTCGGAGATCCGCGAGGAGACCTTCGGGCCGACGCTGACCATCACCAAGGTGCGCGACGCCGACGAGGCCGTGCAGAAGGCCAACGACACCCCGTACGGACTGGGCGGCTCGGTCTTCGGCAAGAAGAACGCGGTCCGGATCGCCCGGCGGCTGCGCTCCGGCATGGTCGCGGTGAACGGCACGCTGACCTTCGTCGGGATGGGCAACCTGCCGTTCGGCGGGGTCGGCGAGTCCGGCTTCGGGCGGATCCACGGTGAGGACGGGCTGCGCGAGTTCGCCCGGGCCAAGGCGATCACCGTACGCCGGGCGAAATCGCTGCTCCCGGCGATGACCTTCGAGCGCACCCCGGCCCAGGTGCAGCAGATCGTCAAGGCCCTGCGCCTGCTCTACGGCCGCAAGCCCTGA